CGATGGAGCTCGCGCTCATCGTCGCGCCGCTGGTCGCCGCCATCGGCGCTTTCGTCTACGGCTGGTTCGCGGTGCGGCTTTCGGGCGTGTACCTGGCGATGCTCACGCTGGCGTTCGCGCAGATCACCTGGGCCGTGGTCTACCAGTGGGATTCGTTCACCGGCGGCAGCAACGGGCTCACCGGCGTCTGGCCTTCGGAGTGGCTGTCGGACAAGCGCACTTACTACTGGCTCACGCTGGTGCTGGTGGCCGCGGGCATCCTGATGCTGCGCCGCGTGCTGTTCTCGCCGTTCGGCTATGCGCTGCGCGCGGGGCGCGATTCGGTACTGCGGGCCGATGCGATCGGCATCGACGTCAAGCGCATGCAATGGACCGCTTTTGTCATCGCGGGGGCGGCGGCCGGGCTGGCCGGGTCGCTCTATGCGTTTTCGAAGGGCAGCATTTCGCCTGAGAGCCTGAGCGTGGACAAGTCGGTGGATGGGCTGGTGATGGTGCTGCTTGGCGGTATTCAGACGTTGGCGGGGCCGGTGGTGGGGGCTGTCACTTTCAGCTGGCTGCATGACACGGTGGCGCGCAATACGGACTATTGGCGGGCTACGCTGGGGGCGATCATCCTGCTGTTGGTGCTGCTGTTTCCGCAGGGGATTGCTGGGTTTGCGAAGCAGTTGAGCGATCGCTTGCTGCGGGGGCGGCGCCGTTCGGAAGTAGATGTTGCTGCTTTGAAGGAGACGCGGACGTGAGGGGCGGTTGTCTTTCATCGTTCAGAGGTTTTCTTTTTTTCCGAGGCCGGGATATCCGCCCGGCGGCGGACTTACTTTCTTTTGCTTCGCCAAAAGAAAGTAAGCAAAGAAAAGGCGACCCTACTGTCTGCGTCCCTCCGCTTCGCTGCGGGCAACCTGCGGTGCTCGATTCCGGCGGGGGTCCGCAGAACTCGCTTCGCTCAAACAGCTGCGGCCCTGATCCCGCCTCCATCTGCGCTCCTCGGCGCATACAGAAGGGGTGGGAGCGGGCAGCCTTCGCTTCGCTCGGCCCCAACTCCAACAGCCAGCAGCCAATCTCAACCACCGCGGCGCGCAGCGCCGCGGTGGCTTGGTGGCCGAGCGAAGCAAAGGCCCGTTCGGTATCCAATCCCCTCTGTATGCGCCGAGGAGCGGAGCGTTTCGCGGATCAGGGCCGCAGCTGTTTGAGCGAAGCGAGTTCTGCGGACCCCGCGAAACGCGAGCACCGCAGGTTGCCCCGTAGCGCAGCGAAGGGGTCGCAGACAGTGGGGTCGCCTTTCTTTTGCCTACGTTTCTTTGGCGAAGCAAAGAAAAGTAGGTCGCCCGCCGGGGCGAGACCCGGCCTCGGGAAGCAACCGCCCGGCAGCAACAAAAAGCCACGAACCCTCTCCCACAGAGAGAGGGAGTAAAGCCAAATGACCCTCCTCAAAGTAGACAACCTGGGCAAATCCTTCGGCGGCGTCAAAGCCGTCGACGGCATCAGCTTCGAGCTCAAGGCCGGCGAGCTGCTGGCCCTCATCGGCCCGAACGGCGCTGGCAAGTCCACCACCTTCAACATGGTGAACGGCCAGCTCAAGGCCGACCAGGGTTCGATCGTGTTCGACGGGCATGAGCTCGTGGGCCAGAAGCCGCGAGAGATCTGGCGCAAGGGCGTGGGCCGCACCTTCCAGATCGCCGAAACCTTTGCATCGCTCACCGTCGCCGAGAACGTGCAGATGGCCATGCTCTCGCACGACGGCAAGCTGTTCTCGATGTGGCGCCGCGCGGCGGACCACAAGCGCGACGAGGCGCTCGCGCTGCTCGACCAGGTCGGCATGAAGGCGCAGGCCGACCGGCCCTGCAGCGAGCTGGCCTACGGCGACGTCAAGCGCGTGGAGCTTGCGATCGCGATGGCCAATGCGCCCAAGCTGCTGCTGATGGACGAGCCCACCGCCGGCATGGCGCCGAAGGAGCGCAACTCGCTCATGGCGCTGACCAAGGAGCTGGTGGTCCAGCGCGGCCTGGCCGTGCTGTTCACCGAGCACAGCATGGACGTGGTGTTCGCGTACGCCGACCGCATGATCGTGCTGGCCCGCGGCCGCCTGATCGCGCAGGGCAAGCCGCTCGAGATCCGCGACCATCCGAAGGTGCAGGAGGTGTACTTCGGCAGCGGCAAGACATTCGAGAAGATTGCGGAGAAAGCCGCCGAAGTGAACGCGGCAGTGGGAGCCATCGGATGAGCACGCACGAAACATTGTTGAAGGCAAACTCGCTGTGCGCCTGGTACGGCGCCGCACAGATCCTGTACGACGTCGATCTTGAAGTGCGGCGCGGCGAGGTCGTCGCGCTCATGGGCCGCAATGGCGCCGGCAAGTCGACCACGCTCAAGGCGCTGATCGGCATGCTCGCCAAGCGCAAGGGCAACGTCAGCTTCCTCGGCCACGACATCTCGAAGAGCGAGCCTCATCACGCGGCGAAGCTCGGCCTCGGCTTCGTGCCCGAAGACCGCCGCGTGTTCACCGACCTCACGGTGATGGAGAACCTCGAGGTTGGCAAGCAGGCCGGGCGGCGCTGGAGCGACGGCAGCGAGGCGCCGCTGTGGACGCCCGAGCGGCTGTTCAAGCTCTTTCCCAACCTGGGCGAAATGCCCGACCGCCCGGGCGGCCGCATGAGCGGCGGCGAGCAGCAGATGCTCACCGTGGCGCGCACGCTCATGGGCAACCCTTACCTGGTGCTGCTCGACGAGCCCTCCGAGGGCGTGGCGCCGGTGATCGTCGAGCAGATGGCCAACATGATCCTGGAACTCAAGGCGCAGGGCGTGAGCATCCTGCTGTCGGAGCAGAACATGCACTTCGCCGAACTGGTGTCCGACCGCGCCTATGTGCTCGAGAAGGGCCAGATCCGCTACCACGCCACCATGGCAGAGCTCGCGGCCAACGAAGAGGTGCGCCGGGCCTATCTCAGCGTCTGATTCTTTTTCCAACCACCCCACCGGAGTCCACACCATGCATCGCAGAATCGTCCTGAAGTCCGCCGGCGCCCTCGGGCTCATGAGCGGCCTCGGCAGCTTCGGCCTCCGTGCCTTCGCGGCCGGCAAGATCAAGCCCGGCAGCAAGGCCGCGCTGATCGTGGTCGACGTGCAGAACTGTTTTCTCGACGGCGGCACGCTCGCGGTAAAGGGCGGCAACGAGGTGATCCCGGTCATCAATGCCCTGGCGCCGGCGTTCGAGAACATCGTCGTCACGCAGGACTGGCACACCGCGGGCCATGCGTCCTTCGCAAGCACCTATTCGGGCAAGAAGCCCTTCGAGACGACCAAGCTCAGCTACGGCACGCAGGTGCTGTGGCCCGACCACTGCGTGCAGGGCACCGAAGATTCCGCACTCGGCAAGGACCTGAAGGTGCCGACCGCGCAGCTCATCATCCGCAAGGGCTTCCACAAGGAGATGGACAGCTACTCGGCCTTCGAGGAAGCCGACCACAAGACGGCCACGGGCCTGGCCGGCTACCTGAAGGCGCGCGGCATCAAGACCGTGTTCGTCACGGGCCTGGCCACCGACTTCTGCGTGGCTTGGACGGCGATGGATGCGCGCAAGGCGGGCTTCGACGCCTACGTGATCGAGGACGCAACGCGCGGCATCGACCTGAACGGCTCGCTCGCCGCCGCATGGAAGCAGATGGCTTCCAAGGGCGTCAAGCGCATCCAGTCGGCCGATATCCAGGCGGCCTGAGCAAACCCGCGCCGCATTCACCCCCGCCCGGCAACAACGACAACAACGAGCTCGACAACGCATGACGATTCCGATTTCAAGGCGCGCCCTCGTGGCGGGCGGCGCAGCCCTGGCACTGGGCCCCGGCCTTCTTCGTTCCGCGCGCGCGGACAACGGCGTGACCGACGGCCTCATCCGCATCGGCCAATCGGCCGTGTTCAGCGGGCCGGCCAAGGACTTCGGCATCGACTACCGCGCGGGCATCAAGCTGTACTTCGACCGGGTCAACAAGTCGGGCGGCGTGAACGGCCGCAAGCTCGAACTCGTCACCTACGACGATGCCTACGATCCTGCGAAGACGGCCGCCAATACCGCGAAGCTGATCGACGAGGACAAGGTCTTCGCGCTTGCGGGCTTCGTCGCCACGGGCAACCTCGCGGCCGCGATGCCGCTGGCCGAGAAGGCGGGCGTGCCCATGTTCGCGCCGCTGGTGGGCACCAGCTCGTTCCGCACCAAGGTCAACCGCCTGCTGTTCCACGTGCGCGCGGGCTACGACCTCGAGCTGCGCAAGATCATCAGCCATCTCTCGACCATCAGCCTCTCGTCGATCGCGGTGGTCTACCAGGACAGCGCCTTCGGCAAATCGAACCTCGCCACCTGCGAGCAGCTGGCTGCCGACTACAAGGTGCAGGTCGTGAAGACGCTGCCGCTCGCGATTGCCGCCGAAGACGCGAAGCAGGTGGTCGCCAGCCTGGCCGAGGCCAAGCCCGGTGCAGTCGTGATGATCATGGCGGGCCGCATGGCCGAGGTCTTCATCCGCGACTACCGTGCGAACGGCGGGGCTGCCCCGCTCTACACGCTGTCGGTCGGCATCACCGATGCGGCGGGTTCGGCCAAGCGCCTCGAGGGCAAGCTTGCGGGGCTGGTCACCGCCAGCATCGTGCCGCCGCCGGAGGCGTTGCGCGTGCCCATCGTGGCCGACTACCAGCGCGACCGCGCCGAGTTCGGCGAGAAGATCGACAGCTACACCACGCTCGAGGGCTACATCGCATCGCGCGTGATGGTCGAAGGCTTGCGCCGCGCGGGCAAGACGCCCACGCGCGACAGCTTCATCGCCGGGCTCGAAAGCATCGGCAATACGCGCTTCGGCGAATTCCCGGTCGAGTACAGCGCGAAGAACCACAACGGCTCGACCTTCGTGGACCTGGAGATGTACACCCGTGA
This genomic window from Variovorax paradoxus contains:
- a CDS encoding ABC transporter ATP-binding protein; this encodes MTLLKVDNLGKSFGGVKAVDGISFELKAGELLALIGPNGAGKSTTFNMVNGQLKADQGSIVFDGHELVGQKPREIWRKGVGRTFQIAETFASLTVAENVQMAMLSHDGKLFSMWRRAADHKRDEALALLDQVGMKAQADRPCSELAYGDVKRVELAIAMANAPKLLLMDEPTAGMAPKERNSLMALTKELVVQRGLAVLFTEHSMDVVFAYADRMIVLARGRLIAQGKPLEIRDHPKVQEVYFGSGKTFEKIAEKAAEVNAAVGAIG
- a CDS encoding ABC transporter ATP-binding protein → MSTHETLLKANSLCAWYGAAQILYDVDLEVRRGEVVALMGRNGAGKSTTLKALIGMLAKRKGNVSFLGHDISKSEPHHAAKLGLGFVPEDRRVFTDLTVMENLEVGKQAGRRWSDGSEAPLWTPERLFKLFPNLGEMPDRPGGRMSGGEQQMLTVARTLMGNPYLVLLDEPSEGVAPVIVEQMANMILELKAQGVSILLSEQNMHFAELVSDRAYVLEKGQIRYHATMAELAANEEVRRAYLSV
- the pncA gene encoding bifunctional nicotinamidase/pyrazinamidase; this translates as MHRRIVLKSAGALGLMSGLGSFGLRAFAAGKIKPGSKAALIVVDVQNCFLDGGTLAVKGGNEVIPVINALAPAFENIVVTQDWHTAGHASFASTYSGKKPFETTKLSYGTQVLWPDHCVQGTEDSALGKDLKVPTAQLIIRKGFHKEMDSYSAFEEADHKTATGLAGYLKARGIKTVFVTGLATDFCVAWTAMDARKAGFDAYVIEDATRGIDLNGSLAAAWKQMASKGVKRIQSADIQAA
- a CDS encoding ABC transporter substrate-binding protein, translated to MTIPISRRALVAGGAALALGPGLLRSARADNGVTDGLIRIGQSAVFSGPAKDFGIDYRAGIKLYFDRVNKSGGVNGRKLELVTYDDAYDPAKTAANTAKLIDEDKVFALAGFVATGNLAAAMPLAEKAGVPMFAPLVGTSSFRTKVNRLLFHVRAGYDLELRKIISHLSTISLSSIAVVYQDSAFGKSNLATCEQLAADYKVQVVKTLPLAIAAEDAKQVVASLAEAKPGAVVMIMAGRMAEVFIRDYRANGGAAPLYTLSVGITDAAGSAKRLEGKLAGLVTASIVPPPEALRVPIVADYQRDRAEFGEKIDSYTTLEGYIASRVMVEGLRRAGKTPTRDSFIAGLESIGNTRFGEFPVEYSAKNHNGSTFVDLEMYTRDGQLRR